A part of Melittangium boletus DSM 14713 genomic DNA contains:
- a CDS encoding sensor histidine kinase, whose amino-acid sequence MNPSDLPAVLYVDDDALNLRVFEANFGQKFRIFRCSTPAEALTLLEQKRNEIGVILSDQRMPGMTGVELLERARTLAPDAKRMLVTAYSDMQAVIDAVNRGQVSRYFVKPWDRAEVLAALEDGLRIARLELRIREVEGRMMKAERLATLGQVTTGIAHELMGPVGYLSQNVASLRRDLECVVQYASKHLASDPSPEVASVLEDLPSLLTDLASGADHLRGVALGLRAQARGEDMETSADVAEVVSFAVKLARAEVRDRARITTMGEPVKVSFGPVKLCQVLLNLIVNAAQAMEGTGRPGRIEVRWSSREQDVVLSVTDNGCGIAQELQEKVFQPLFTTKPVGIGTGLGLSICKELVVQSGGAVRLSSTQGSGTEVELTLRRAPPP is encoded by the coding sequence ATGAATCCGTCTGACCTCCCCGCCGTCCTCTATGTCGACGACGACGCGCTCAACCTGAGGGTGTTCGAGGCGAACTTCGGCCAGAAGTTCCGCATCTTCCGTTGCTCGACCCCGGCAGAAGCGCTGACGCTGCTAGAGCAGAAGCGCAACGAGATTGGCGTCATCCTCTCGGATCAGCGCATGCCGGGGATGACGGGCGTGGAACTGCTGGAGCGCGCACGCACGCTCGCGCCGGACGCCAAGCGCATGCTGGTCACGGCCTACTCGGACATGCAGGCGGTGATCGACGCGGTGAACCGGGGTCAGGTCAGCCGCTACTTCGTCAAGCCGTGGGATCGGGCCGAGGTGCTCGCCGCGCTCGAGGACGGTCTGCGGATCGCCCGCTTGGAGCTGCGCATCCGCGAGGTGGAAGGGCGGATGATGAAGGCCGAGCGTCTGGCCACGCTGGGCCAGGTGACGACCGGTATCGCGCACGAGCTGATGGGCCCGGTGGGCTACCTGTCCCAGAACGTGGCCTCGCTGCGCCGGGATCTCGAGTGCGTGGTGCAGTACGCCTCCAAGCACCTGGCGTCGGACCCCTCGCCGGAGGTGGCGAGTGTGCTGGAGGATCTGCCCTCGCTGCTGACGGATCTCGCGTCGGGCGCGGATCACCTGCGGGGCGTGGCGCTGGGTCTGCGGGCCCAGGCACGAGGGGAGGACATGGAGACCTCGGCGGACGTGGCCGAGGTGGTGTCCTTCGCGGTGAAGCTGGCGCGCGCGGAAGTGCGTGATCGCGCCCGCATCACCACCATGGGCGAGCCGGTGAAGGTGTCGTTCGGTCCGGTGAAGCTGTGCCAGGTGCTGCTCAATCTCATCGTCAACGCGGCCCAGGCCATGGAAGGCACGGGTCGGCCGGGTCGCATCGAGGTGCGCTGGTCGTCGCGGGAGCAGGACGTGGTGCTCAGCGTGACGGACAACGGCTGTGGCATCGCGCAGGAACTGCAGGAGAAGGTCTTCCAGCCGCTCTTCACCACCAAGCCGGTGGGCATTGGCACGGGCCTGGGTCTGTCC
- a CDS encoding DUF2795 domain-containing protein translates to MSDDDMKPTSPDELADDAALTQALNGAVFPLSCRQLVWLARENDAPAPLLSRLSALASGSFDSLASVRTALEPQVRGAERAVDTLPSSPSHR, encoded by the coding sequence GTGAGCGACGACGATATGAAACCCACTTCTCCAGATGAGTTGGCGGATGACGCGGCGCTGACGCAGGCGCTCAATGGGGCCGTCTTCCCTCTGTCCTGCCGTCAACTCGTCTGGCTGGCCCGGGAGAATGATGCTCCGGCGCCTCTGTTGTCCCGCCTGAGTGCCCTCGCCAGTGGCTCGTTCGACTCGTTGGCCTCGGTGCGGACCGCGCTGGAACCCCAGGTGCGGGGGGCCGAACGGGCCGTGGACACACTGCCTTCTTCCCCGTCCCACCGCTGA